The genome window TCCGACGCACCCACGCCGGAGATCGCGGACGAGATCGCCGACGCACTGCTGGACGCGTTCCGCGCCCCGGCGGAGGACGGCGGGGTCGCCGAGGTGCACGTCGTGTTCACCCAGTTCGTGAACATGGTGACCCAGCGGCCGCGTGTCATCCGGATGGTTCCGCTCGAGGTCGTCGAGGGTGTCGCACCCGTGGGTGAGAACGACGCACTGCCCCTCTACGAGTTCGAGCCGAGCCCGGAGGAGGTGCTGGACGCGCTGCTGCCGCGCTACGTGCGCACGCGCATCTACGCCAACCTGCTCCAGGCGGCGGCCTCCGAGCTCGCGGCGCGGCAGCGGGCCATGCACACGGCCACCGAGAACGCCGAGGACCTCATCCGCACCTACACGCGACTGGCCAACCAGGCGCGTCAGGGCGAGATCACCCAGGAGATCAGCGAGATCGTGTCGGGCGCAGACGCGCTCGCGTCCTCCTGACCACGAACGCAGCACGACACCGACCCCTGCCGGGCGCCTGAGCGGCCCGGACGAGTGAAGCGAGGCAGACATGACCGCCACCACCGTCGACGCGACGGCCGCGAACGCCGGCACGCCCGGCGTCGGCCGGGTCGCGCGGGTCATCGGGCCCGTCGTGGACATCGAGTTCCCGCCGGACCAGATCCCCGAGATCTACAACGCGCTCGAGGTCGACATCGACCTCTCGACGCAGGGCGAGGGCGAGGCCGCCGGCGGCTTCACCATGACGCTCGAGGTCGAGCAGCACCTGGGCGACTCCCTGGTGCGCGCGATCGCGCTCAAGCCGACCGACGGCCTCGTCCGCGGCGCGCAGGTGCGCGACACGGGCCTGCCGATCTCGGTGCCCGTCGGCGACGTGACCAAGGGCCACGTCTTCAACGTCACCGGCGAGGTGCTCAACCTCGCCGAGGGTGAGACCCTCGAGATCACGGAGCGGTGGCCGATCCACCGCAGGCCCCCGGCCTTCGACCAGCTCGAGTCGAAGACCACGATGTTCGAGACCGGGATCAAGGTCATCGACCTGCTGACCCCGTACGTCCAGGGCGGCAAGATCGGCCTGTTCGGCGGTGCCGGCGTCGGCAAGACCGTCCTCATCCAGGAGATGATCCAGCGCGTCGCGCAGGACCACGGCGGTGTCTCGGTGTTCGCCGGTGTCGGTGAGCGCACGCGTGAGGGCAACGACCTCATCGTCGAGATGGAGGAGGCGGGCGTGTTCGACAAGACCGCCCTCGTCTTCGGCCAGATGGACGAGCCGCCGGGCACGCGTCTGCGCGTCGCCCTGTCGGCCCTGACGATGGCGGAGTACTTCCGCGACGTGCAGAAGCAGGACGTGCTGCTCTTCATCGACAACATCTTCCGCTTCACGCAGGCGGGCTCCGAGGTCTCGACGCTGCTCGGCCGCATGCCCTCCGCGGTGGGCTACCAGCCGAACCTGGCGGACGAGATGGGTCAGCTCCAGGAGCGCATCACCTCGACGCGTGGTCACTCGATCACGTCGCTCCAGGCGATCTACGTGCCCGCGGACGACTACACCGACCCGGCACCGGCGACGACGTTCGCCCACCTCGACGCGACGACCGAGCTCAGCCGTGAGATCGCGTCGCGCGGCCTGTACCCGGCCGTGGACCCGCTGGCCTCGACCAGCCGGATCCTCGACCCCCGGTACGTCGGCCAGGAGCACTACGACGTGGCGACGCGCGTGAAGTCGATCCTGCAGCGCAACAAGGAGCTCCAGGACATCATCGCGATCCTCGGTGTCGACGAGCTCTCCGAGGAGGACAAGACGATCGTCGCGCGTGCGCGCCGCATCCAGCAGTTCCTCTCGCAGAACACCTACATGGCCGAGAAGTTCACCGGCGTCGTCGGCTCGACGGTGCCCGTGAGCGAGACGGTCGAGGCGTTCAAGAAGATCGCGGACGGGGAGTTCGACCACATCTCGGAGCAGGCGTTCTTCAACATCGGTGGCCTCGAGGACCTCGAGCGCAACTGGGCCCGCATCCAGAAGGAGTACGGCGTCTGAGCCCTCGGGCCCAGACGACGTACCGCACCGACTCAGGAGGCAGCACGGTGGCACAGCTCGAGGTCGACGTCGTCGCAGCGGACGGCAAGGTGTGGTCGGGTGCCGCGCGTCAGGTGTCGGCGCCCGCAGCCGACGGGGACATCGGCATTCTGACGGGGCACACGCCGATCCTGTCGGTGCTGCGCCCGGGCGCGGTGCGCGTGGTCCCGGCTGGGGGCGGTGCGGTGTTGTCCTGGCAGGTCGACGGGGGATTCCTCTCCGTCGACTCCGACCAGGTGACGGTGGTGGTCGACTCCGTCTCGACGACGGCGTCCGCCGCCTCGACCGGGCACTGACGCGGCGGACGTCGACGAGGAGGGCGCGGCGTGAACGGTCCGGCGTGGTTGGTCGTCGTCCTGGTCTCGCTGGTCGCCCTCGTCGGCGTCGTCGGGGGGCTGTGGCTCTCCCGGACCCGCACCCTGGCGCGCCGCGTGGGCTCGTTCCCGTGCGTGCTCGTCGAGATGGGGCGGGAGGCCGCGTCGTCGCCGGCGCGCGGTGTCGGGCAGTACGGCGCCGTGACGCTCTACTGGTGGCGGCGCCTGTCCATCGTGCCCCGGCCGGCACGCACCTGGTCGCGCGGCAGCATCGAGGTGCTGGAGCGGACGTTCCTGCCGCCGGCGCCGGATCGCCCGCAGGCGGTCGTGGCACGCTGCCGTGTGGTGCCGTCGTCGGGCGGCGCGCCCCGTGAGATCCGCCTGCAGATGTCGGCGGACGCGTACGCAGGCTTCACCTCGTGGCTCGAGGCGACCCCGTCCCGGGTCGGCAAGGTCATCTGACCCCGCAGCAACTGGAGGAGAGCGCGCATGCGCCTGGTCGTGGCGGAGTGTGCCGCGCGGTACACGGGCAGGCTTGCGGCGCACCTGCCGCGGGCGCGGCGGCTCGTCGTCGTCAAGGCGGACGGGTCGGTGCTGCTGCACTCCGACGGCGGCTCCTACAAGCCGCTGAACTGGATGAGCCCGCCGTGCTCGCTCGCGGTGGGGGAGCCCGACGCCGAGCAGCGCGCGGCGGGCGTGACCCAGGTGTGGACGGTCCAGAACGCCAAGTCGGACGACCGGCTCGTCATCGACCTGTACGACGTGCACCACGACTCCGCCCACGAGCTCGGGGTCGACCCGGGCCTGGTGAAGGACGGCGTCGAGGCGCACCTGCAGGAGCTGCTCGCGGCGCAGATCGTGCTGCTGGGGTCGGGGCACACGCTGGTGCGCCGCGAGTACCCGACGCCGATCGGCCCGGTCGACATCCTCGCCAAGGCGCCCGACGGCGGCACCGTGGCGGTCGAGATCAAGCGTCGCGGCGACATCGACGGTGTGGAGCAGCTCACGCGCTACCTGGATCTGCTGAACCGCGACCCCTTGCTGACGCCGGTGCGGGGCGTGTTCGCGGCACAGGAGATCAAGCCGCAGGCGCGCGTCCTGGCCGTCGACCGGGGCATCTCCTGCCTGGTCCTCGACTACGACGCGATGCGCGGCGTCGACGACGTCGACTCCCGGCTGTTCTGATGACGCCCGCTCCCACGCACGAGTTCGACCCGGCTCTTGAACATGTTCAGATGAACGTGTTCAATAGATCCATGAGCACCCCTCACGCCGCCCCCGCCGCGACCACCGACCCGCGGTCCCGCGCCCTCGCGCGCCAGGCCGCCGAGCAGCTGGGCGGCCTCGGGGTCCTCGAGCTGAACGCCTGGTGCGCTCTTCTGCTCATCACGGTCAACTCCGGCATCGGTCTCCTCACGCTCGCGCTCTCGGGGGTCTGGCCGGGCGGAGAGGCGTTCGGCGTCATGCTGGCGGTCGCGTCGTTCGGGGCGCTCGTGCCCGTCCTCGTCGTGGGGTGGCCCGTCGGCGTCCTCACGGCCTGGCTCCTGCGGCGCGAGCCGCGCGAGAGCCGTCACGTCGTGGTGTTCGCCGTCGTCGGCGCGGTGGCAGCCGTGCTGCTGGGGCTCGTCGGTCGCGACCTCGCGCCCGATCCGGTGATCTCCCTGGTGCTGGCCGCCGAGGGCGCTCTGGGTGCCGGTGGCGGACGGCTGCTCGTGGGGCGCGCGCGACGTGCCCTCGCGCGGCGCCGCGCTGCGCAGCCGGCGCCCTGCGCCGCGACGGCGGAGCCGTGACCGCTCGCCGGACCGCGGACGAGACCCGCGAGCTCATCCGTACGACCGCGCTGCGCCTCTTCCGGGAGCGGGGGTACGACGCGACGACGATGCGCGTCGTGGCCCAGGAGGCCGGCGTCGCGGTGGGCAACGCTTACCACCACTTCGGGTCCAAGGACGACCTCGTGCAGGAGCTCTACCTCGAGGTGAACCGGGAGCAGGTCGCGCACGCGCGGGCGCAGCTCGCCTCGGGCGGGGACCTCGCCTCGCGCGTGCGCATCGCGTGGCTGGCGGGGATCGACGCCTTCGGGCCGTACCGGCAGTTCGGCGCCGAGTCCATCGGCACGGCGATCCGTCCGGGCTCCCCGGCGAGCCCGTTCTCGGAGTCCTCCGCGTCGACCGCCGAGCTCAGCCGCTCGCTGTTCCGCGATGTTGTCGACGGTGCGCGGCCCGCCGTGCCTTCCGCGCTGCGCGCGGAGCTGCCCGAGCTGCTGTGGCTCGCGCAGCTCGGGATCACGGTGTTCTGGGTGCACGACTCCTCGCCCGACGCCCGGCGCACGCGGGTGCTCATCGACGGCCTCGCACCGCTCGTGGGGCGACTCGTCGCGCTGTCCCGGCTGCCGGTCGTCTCGGGTGCCGCGCAGGAGGTGCTGCGGCTGGTGGCGGCGGTGCGCCCGTGACCCGCCTCTGGACCTTCCCCGCCGTGGCGGGCGTCGCGGCGGCCGTGCTGACGGTGTGGCTCGTGCGCGCGGTCGGGATCCTGGTGGCGCAGGGCCCGAGCGCCTCGGTCGTGACCGTGCCCTCGCTCGGGCTCCTGTACACCGCGGGCCCCGCCGTCCTGTGCGCCGTGCCGATCGTGGTGCTCGCGCGCGCCCTGCGGGCATGGCTCGGCCGGTCGGCCGGGGTGTCCACCGTGGTGGGGCTGGCGGGAGGCGCGCTCGTCGGCGTGGTGCAGACGTGGGTGCTCCTCTCGTCCTGGCCGTGGGACCTGTCGTCCGGCCTGCTGGTGGAGATGGTCGGGCTGCCGGCGCTCGGTGGCGTCGTGGGCGGTCTGGTCGCCGGTCTCGTGGCCCGTCGGCGCGACGCCCGCGACGCCGGTGACCCGCCAGGGCGCACGCGCGTCCGCTGAGCCGCGGCGTCACCCGTCACGCCGCGGTGCCGCGTGCGGGTCCTGCGCGATGATGGGCGCATGGTGGACGACCTCTCGGACGTGCCCGGTGCGTCGACGGTGCGCGGGGACGTCGTCACGCCGTCGGGGGTGCTGCACGACGGCGCCGTGGTGGTCGACGGCGGGTGGATCGCCTGGGTCGGACCGGCGGG of Cellulomonas dongxiuzhuiae contains these proteins:
- the atpD gene encoding F0F1 ATP synthase subunit beta — its product is MTATTVDATAANAGTPGVGRVARVIGPVVDIEFPPDQIPEIYNALEVDIDLSTQGEGEAAGGFTMTLEVEQHLGDSLVRAIALKPTDGLVRGAQVRDTGLPISVPVGDVTKGHVFNVTGEVLNLAEGETLEITERWPIHRRPPAFDQLESKTTMFETGIKVIDLLTPYVQGGKIGLFGGAGVGKTVLIQEMIQRVAQDHGGVSVFAGVGERTREGNDLIVEMEEAGVFDKTALVFGQMDEPPGTRLRVALSALTMAEYFRDVQKQDVLLFIDNIFRFTQAGSEVSTLLGRMPSAVGYQPNLADEMGQLQERITSTRGHSITSLQAIYVPADDYTDPAPATTFAHLDATTELSREIASRGLYPAVDPLASTSRILDPRYVGQEHYDVATRVKSILQRNKELQDIIAILGVDELSEEDKTIVARARRIQQFLSQNTYMAEKFTGVVGSTVPVSETVEAFKKIADGEFDHISEQAFFNIGGLEDLERNWARIQKEYGV
- a CDS encoding F0F1 ATP synthase subunit gamma yields the protein MAGQQRVYKARIKSTQSLKKMFRAQELIAASRIGKARDRVAMATPYSRAITRAVSAVATHSDTSHPFLVERDDTRRVAVLLIASDRGMAGAYSASVIRETERLVQQLEGEGKQVALYVAGRRAVAYYTFRQRELAGRWTGFSDAPTPEIADEIADALLDAFRAPAEDGGVAEVHVVFTQFVNMVTQRPRVIRMVPLEVVEGVAPVGENDALPLYEFEPSPEEVLDALLPRYVRTRIYANLLQAAASELAARQRAMHTATENAEDLIRTYTRLANQARQGEITQEISEIVSGADALASS
- a CDS encoding TetR/AcrR family transcriptional regulator, yielding MTARRTADETRELIRTTALRLFRERGYDATTMRVVAQEAGVAVGNAYHHFGSKDDLVQELYLEVNREQVAHARAQLASGGDLASRVRIAWLAGIDAFGPYRQFGAESIGTAIRPGSPASPFSESSASTAELSRSLFRDVVDGARPAVPSALRAELPELLWLAQLGITVFWVHDSSPDARRTRVLIDGLAPLVGRLVALSRLPVVSGAAQEVLRLVAAVRP
- the nucS gene encoding endonuclease NucS — its product is MRLVVAECAARYTGRLAAHLPRARRLVVVKADGSVLLHSDGGSYKPLNWMSPPCSLAVGEPDAEQRAAGVTQVWTVQNAKSDDRLVIDLYDVHHDSAHELGVDPGLVKDGVEAHLQELLAAQIVLLGSGHTLVRREYPTPIGPVDILAKAPDGGTVAVEIKRRGDIDGVEQLTRYLDLLNRDPLLTPVRGVFAAQEIKPQARVLAVDRGISCLVLDYDAMRGVDDVDSRLF
- a CDS encoding F0F1 ATP synthase subunit epsilon, which codes for MAQLEVDVVAADGKVWSGAARQVSAPAADGDIGILTGHTPILSVLRPGAVRVVPAGGGAVLSWQVDGGFLSVDSDQVTVVVDSVSTTASAASTGH
- a CDS encoding DUF2550 domain-containing protein; protein product: MNGPAWLVVVLVSLVALVGVVGGLWLSRTRTLARRVGSFPCVLVEMGREAASSPARGVGQYGAVTLYWWRRLSIVPRPARTWSRGSIEVLERTFLPPAPDRPQAVVARCRVVPSSGGAPREIRLQMSADAYAGFTSWLEATPSRVGKVI